The Tenebrio molitor chromosome 5, icTenMoli1.1, whole genome shotgun sequence genome has a segment encoding these proteins:
- the LOC138130649 gene encoding uncharacterized protein: MSRRARLEEEKLRQLNEELEEEENRIKAQKERIYAPVVWKRLGSGIRIQDLKPVYYDQVLQIIEECYFQEEVLCRNSNLAEDPESIKSFLNVVMFNLKDRTSIIALDEPNEDAIAGFLILKAIHKDDFGSVFSRVFHVEGEAHKKCIAFVNHLARKADVFTELDCNIFLRYVLLCIRPEYRKKGLGFQLMLAAVDVARSLSIPVVMGILSCWTLQKLAKRIGMKVVHEINYVEWRDRFNELIFDEPGQGNYTCAVMAGVVPPPPAPEPPPKTSEEKVKITREEKRKIKAKKKKKETAA, from the exons ATGAGCCGACGCGCCCGACTCGAGGAGGAGAAGCTCCGCCAGCTGAACGAGGAGCTGGAGGAGGAGGAGAACCGCATCAAGGCCCAGAAGGAGCGGATCTACGCCCCCGTGGTGTGGAAGCGGCTCGGTTCCGGCATCCGAATCCAAGACCTGAAGCCGGTTTATTACGATCAAGTTTTGCAGATAATCGAA GAATGCTATTTCCAAGAGGAGGTGCTTTGTCGCAACAGCAATTTGGCGGAGGACCCCGAGTCGATAAAATCCTTCCTGAACGTGGTGATGTTTAACTTGAAAGATCGCACCTCTATTATCGCCCTGGATGAGC CCAACGAGGACGCAATCGCCGGCTTCCTCATCCTGAAAGCGATACACAAGGACGACTTTGGCAGCGTTTTCAGCCGCGTCTTCCACGTCGAGGGCGAAGCCCACAAAAAATGCATCGCTTTCGTCAACCACCTGGCCCGAAAAGCCGACGTCTTCACCGAACTGGACTGCAACATTTTCCTGCGCTACGTCCTGCTCTGCATCAGGCCGGAGTATCGCAAGAAGG GACTAGGTTTCCAATTAATGCTGGCTGCGGTGGACGTTGCCAGATCTCTGAGCATCCCCGTCGTGATGGGCATATTGTCCTGCTGGACCCTCCAAAAGCTGGCCAAGAGGATCGGCATGAAG GTGGTTCATGAGATCAACTACGTCGAGTGGAGAGACAGGTTCAACGAATTGATCTTCGACGAACCAGGACAAGGCAATTACACCTGCGCTGTGATGGCGGGAGTGGTACCACCACCTCCTGCTCCCGAACCGCCACCGAAGACCAGCGAAGAAAAGGTGAAAATCACGAGGGAGGAGAAGCGGAAGATCAAGgcgaagaaaaagaagaaagagaCGGCGGCGTAG